The proteins below are encoded in one region of Sedimentibacter sp. zth1:
- a CDS encoding NifB/NifX family molybdenum-iron cluster-binding protein, which yields MTNKLKIAVACMGNTTAQHFGHCENFNLYDAEGGKIISEKSVPNPGHKPGFLPNYLHDLGVEVIIAGGMGGGAVEIFNEHNIEVIVGANGNAKSCVESYLSGDLKSTGSVCHEHNQ from the coding sequence ATGACTAACAAATTAAAAATAGCCGTTGCTTGTATGGGAAATACAACAGCACAACACTTTGGACACTGTGAAAATTTTAATCTTTATGATGCAGAAGGTGGAAAAATTATATCAGAAAAAAGTGTACCAAACCCAGGACACAAACCAGGATTTTTACCTAACTACTTACATGATTTAGGAGTTGAGGTTATTATTGCTGGCGGCATGGGTGGTGGCGCTGTAGAAATATTTAACGAACACAATATTGAAGTTATAGTTGGAGCTAATGGCAATGCTAAGAGCTGTGTAGAATCATACTTAAGCGGCGACTTGAAATCAACAGGTTCAGTTTGTCATGAACATAACCAATAA
- a CDS encoding GNAT family N-acetyltransferase: MENNLKQFEDNYQLLLLNEQHIKTIFHWNLEEKHFEYYTCRPLKLCKSFKEYASKTLKSISEKKSIIYVLVKKEDCNKPLGKITLFDLNIRNHSAEFGYYLPNNNRGQGLGSIMLSKFIQTSFKDDELNLNKMYATTSSNNYFSIRLLEKYGFKLDGRLREHYWINENMYDQLIYSILKQECIK; encoded by the coding sequence GTGGAAAATAACCTGAAACAGTTTGAAGATAATTATCAATTGCTTTTATTAAATGAACAACATATTAAGACAATATTTCATTGGAATCTTGAAGAAAAACACTTTGAATACTATACTTGTCGTCCCTTGAAATTGTGTAAATCTTTTAAAGAGTATGCCAGTAAAACATTAAAGTCTATTTCTGAAAAAAAATCTATAATCTATGTACTGGTAAAAAAAGAAGATTGCAATAAACCATTAGGTAAAATAACGTTATTTGATTTAAATATAAGAAATCATAGTGCTGAATTTGGTTATTATTTACCCAATAATAATAGAGGTCAGGGGTTGGGTAGTATTATGTTATCAAAATTCATTCAAACATCCTTCAAAGATGATGAACTGAATTTGAATAAAATGTATGCAACTACATCTTCAAATAATTATTTTTCAATTAGGCTTTTGGAGAAATATGGTTTTAAGTTAGATGGAAGATTAAGAGAACATTATTGGATTAATGAAAATATGTATGACCAACTTATTTATTCAATTCTCAAACAGGAATGTATTAAGTAA
- a CDS encoding ABC transporter ATP-binding protein encodes MDFIYMLKKLIAYSGKEKWKIFVYSIMHIISIVATVAQPMVFAMIINTLQYQNNNMMEKVVFWLFIYVACFYVFEIFHRSARFIELYVAYDVKKRYVLKTYNLLQSLPLGWHNEHHSGNIVSRVNKASDALYCFGQSMYNYIMTIVNFVGSIIVLWFISPVVAIIAVFVGLILVFSTKRIYNLSVPEYRMLNEGFHKISATLQDGIGNITTIILLRLGKCIGYDLETKFKDNFIHLVNENKFTQIKCHVYSLLVMLLNVGLIFYYIYDKTKNGNIVMLGLVTAIFQYLSQLMEAFGFYVGDYEKVIHWRNDFDSVLSIIDLSNNIAYMETRQIPLKWNKLLIRTVDFSYDNSEIVLHNLQICLEKGKKIAFVGDSGSGKSTMLKIIRGIYDVPNCNVIVDDNYKYELKSLTNITTLIPQEPEIFDNTVLYNINMGIKSTDADIQRVLWQSAFDEVIEKLPKGVNSLINENGVNLSGGEKQRLALARGLFSVKDSSIVLFDEPTGSLDAATELKVYTRVFESLSDRCVISVLHRLHLLKLFDYIYVFHNGDIVEHGELDNLINNKGYFTYLWEKYMLEQSAM; translated from the coding sequence ATGGATTTTATTTATATGTTAAAAAAACTTATTGCCTATTCAGGTAAAGAGAAATGGAAGATATTTGTGTATTCAATTATGCACATTATTTCAATAGTTGCTACAGTAGCACAACCTATGGTTTTTGCTATGATTATAAATACATTGCAATATCAAAATAATAATATGATGGAAAAAGTTGTATTTTGGTTATTTATTTATGTTGCTTGTTTTTATGTTTTTGAAATTTTTCATCGTAGCGCACGTTTTATTGAATTATATGTTGCTTATGATGTAAAAAAAAGATATGTATTAAAGACTTATAATTTATTACAATCTTTACCTCTTGGCTGGCACAATGAACATCATTCCGGCAATATAGTAAGTCGTGTTAACAAAGCTTCTGATGCTTTGTATTGTTTTGGACAATCTATGTATAATTATATTATGACTATTGTTAATTTTGTTGGCTCTATTATTGTTTTGTGGTTTATTTCACCAGTTGTAGCTATTATAGCAGTGTTTGTTGGATTAATACTAGTTTTTTCAACAAAACGAATATATAACTTATCAGTACCAGAATATAGAATGCTTAATGAGGGTTTTCATAAAATTTCAGCGACTTTGCAGGATGGAATTGGCAATATAACAACTATTATTTTATTAAGACTTGGTAAATGTATTGGATATGACCTAGAAACCAAATTTAAAGATAATTTTATTCATTTAGTAAATGAGAATAAATTTACACAGATAAAATGTCATGTTTATTCTTTGCTAGTTATGCTTTTAAATGTGGGCTTAATTTTTTATTATATTTATGATAAAACTAAAAATGGTAATATTGTTATGCTTGGTTTAGTTACAGCAATTTTTCAATATCTTTCTCAGTTGATGGAAGCATTTGGATTTTATGTTGGAGATTATGAGAAGGTTATACATTGGAGAAATGATTTTGATTCTGTTTTATCAATTATTGATCTTAGTAATAATATTGCATACATGGAAACTAGACAAATACCACTAAAATGGAATAAATTGCTCATAAGAACGGTTGATTTTTCATATGATAACAGTGAAATTGTTTTGCATAATTTACAAATATGTTTAGAAAAGGGCAAAAAGATTGCTTTTGTTGGTGATAGTGGTTCTGGTAAAAGTACAATGCTTAAAATTATAAGAGGTATATATGACGTTCCAAATTGTAATGTTATAGTTGATGATAATTACAAATATGAATTAAAATCATTAACAAATATAACAACTTTAATTCCACAGGAACCAGAGATATTTGATAATACTGTATTGTACAATATAAATATGGGTATTAAATCAACTGATGCTGATATACAAAGGGTTTTATGGCAATCAGCTTTTGATGAAGTTATAGAAAAGTTACCTAAGGGTGTTAATTCATTAATTAATGAAAATGGAGTAAATTTATCTGGTGGTGAAAAGCAGAGATTAGCATTAGCAAGAGGTCTTTTTTCTGTAAAAGATAGTAGTATAGTTTTATTTGATGAACCAACAGGTAGTTTAGATGCCGCAACAGAGCTAAAAGTCTACACAAGAGTTTTTGAAAGCTTAAGTGATAGATGTGTTATAAGTGTTCTTCATAGATTGCATTTATTAAAATTGTTTGACTATATATATGTGTTTCATAATGGTGATATTGTAGAGCATGGAGAGCTTGATAATTTAATAAACAATAAAGGGTATTTTACATATCTTTGGGAGAAATATATGTTAGAACAAAGTGCTATGTAA
- a CDS encoding GyrI-like domain-containing protein, with protein MEIKKCIMQSFSVIGKEGSTNDGNNFVENLWVDANSHFDEVKALAKKDANGNIVGIWGLMSDFSRTFKPWDNNFSEGLYLAGVQTDNNATPPENWVKWTVPSFEYLYAKVEEDYNKTFNGVLQYMNENKLNLAGAVFDFNCPEENGQLYLFFPIKCL; from the coding sequence ATGGAAATAAAAAAATGTATTATGCAATCATTTTCGGTAATTGGAAAAGAAGGCTCAACAAATGATGGTAACAATTTTGTTGAAAACTTGTGGGTTGATGCAAACTCGCATTTCGATGAAGTTAAAGCGTTAGCAAAGAAAGATGCTAATGGAAACATTGTTGGAATATGGGGATTAATGAGCGATTTTTCAAGAACTTTTAAACCGTGGGATAATAATTTTAGTGAAGGATTGTATTTAGCAGGAGTACAGACTGACAATAACGCAACACCTCCTGAAAATTGGGTAAAATGGACTGTTCCATCTTTTGAATATTTGTATGCTAAAGTTGAAGAGGATTATAATAAAACATTTAATGGAGTTTTGCAATATATGAATGAAAACAAATTGAATTTAGCGGGTGCTGTATTTGATTTTAACTGTCCAGAGGAAAATGGTCAGTTATATTTGTTCTTTCCAATTAAATGTTTATAA
- a CDS encoding AAA family ATPase, with amino-acid sequence MIIWLNGAFGSGKSTIADLLHQKIEFSHIYDPEQVGYFLWDNFPGKMKRKGDFQNIEIWRNINYQIIKHMNDNYNGVIIIPMTIVNIDCYNQIIGKLINDGVDIHHYILDADKEIIKKRLLNRGEEENSWAEQQIDRCFQAFDSKISGEKIDTNKFNLKETVNIIIEKSNINNLIFDI; translated from the coding sequence ATGATTATATGGTTAAATGGTGCTTTTGGTAGTGGGAAAAGTACAATAGCTGATTTATTACATCAAAAAATTGAGTTTTCACATATATATGACCCTGAACAAGTTGGTTATTTTTTATGGGATAATTTCCCTGGCAAAATGAAACGCAAGGGTGATTTTCAAAACATTGAAATATGGCGTAATATAAATTATCAAATAATCAAACACATGAACGACAATTATAATGGAGTTATAATTATACCAATGACCATTGTAAATATAGACTGTTACAATCAAATAATAGGTAAGCTTATCAATGATGGTGTAGATATTCATCACTATATTTTAGATGCTGATAAAGAGATAATAAAAAAACGGTTACTAAATAGAGGAGAAGAAGAAAATTCTTGGGCTGAACAGCAAATCGATAGATGTTTTCAAGCGTTTGATAGCAAAATTAGCGGTGAAAAAATTGATACAAATAAATTTAATTTAAAAGAAACAGTAAATATCATCATAGAAAAATCAAATATTAATAATTTAATATTTGATATATAA
- a CDS encoding transglutaminase-like domain-containing protein — protein sequence MNNKQRTIKLCIFLIITICFTCCSCSNGTSSTEMRYTQDEYNIMENVQWCPYSDEYLVMLRSKYKLDSIILGCNTDFEKVQAITKWVSELWEHDGNNQPEKSDPIYILDQVIEKGKRYRCVEYSVVVYGCLNALGIPTRNVGLKTFDVETREYGAGHIVVEAYLKDYDKWVFIDGQFGIIPMKGDLPLNGVEFALSLGNLDKNLNLIRVGKSYSDMTDEAYYKWVYQYLYYFDVGFYKSDSNGNRVCTRVMLVPVGADKPTIFQIKYPLSIDIFTTSEKAFYPSIK from the coding sequence ATGAATAATAAGCAAAGAACTATAAAGTTATGTATATTTTTGATAATTACTATTTGTTTTACTTGCTGTTCGTGTAGTAATGGTACAAGTTCTACAGAAATGAGATATACTCAAGATGAATATAACATTATGGAAAATGTACAATGGTGTCCGTATTCAGATGAGTACCTTGTAATGTTACGTTCAAAATATAAACTTGATTCTATTATTTTAGGTTGTAATACAGATTTTGAAAAAGTTCAGGCTATAACAAAATGGGTTTCAGAATTATGGGAACATGATGGTAATAATCAGCCAGAAAAATCTGATCCAATTTATATATTAGATCAAGTAATTGAAAAAGGTAAACGATATAGATGTGTTGAATATAGTGTTGTTGTTTATGGTTGCCTTAATGCACTTGGTATACCTACAAGAAATGTTGGATTGAAAACTTTTGATGTTGAAACTCGTGAATATGGCGCTGGACATATTGTAGTAGAAGCATATTTGAAAGATTATGATAAATGGGTATTTATTGATGGACAGTTTGGCATTATACCTATGAAAGGTGATTTGCCATTAAATGGAGTTGAGTTTGCATTATCACTAGGAAATTTAGATAAGAATCTAAATTTAATCAGAGTAGGTAAGAGTTACAGTGACATGACAGATGAAGCTTATTATAAATGGGTATATCAATATCTTTATTATTTTGATGTTGGATTTTATAAAAGCGATAGTAATGGTAATAGAGTTTGTACAAGGGTTATGCTTGTTCCAGTTGGAGCAGATAAACCAACTATTTTTCAAATAAAATATCCGCTTTCAATAGATATTTTCACAACGTCAGAAAAAGCATTTTACCCAAGCATAAAATAA
- a CDS encoding DUF4332 domain-containing protein produces the protein MELDNIDIENLAIVLNKNTTLSRFSKLIENKEKIIRALIMANILTSENFFEQYANNSELLVSNTMLDKSIVDLLASFLSFYKYKTRKIKEYTSIGVDNITKLMDYGIISTKDIIYRCDTSKKRKLVAHATEVSECVIERAVCLSDISRLPGIKDIRASLYYDCGFISMKNIAIQEPKEFIDKVSKFIKANNIEKKPPLNKEISTQIAWAKVYKELIK, from the coding sequence ATGGAACTAGATAATATTGATATTGAAAATTTGGCTATTGTATTAAATAAAAATACAACGTTAAGTAGATTTTCTAAATTAATAGAAAACAAAGAAAAAATAATAAGAGCCTTAATTATGGCTAATATTTTGACTTCTGAAAACTTTTTTGAACAGTATGCTAACAATTCGGAACTTCTTGTAAGCAATACAATGCTAGACAAATCAATTGTAGATTTACTGGCATCATTTTTATCTTTCTATAAATATAAGACTAGGAAAATCAAAGAATATACTTCAATTGGGGTAGATAATATAACAAAATTAATGGATTATGGTATTATATCAACAAAAGATATAATATATAGGTGCGATACTTCTAAAAAGCGTAAGTTAGTTGCACATGCTACTGAAGTATCAGAATGTGTAATTGAGAGAGCAGTTTGCTTGTCTGACATTTCACGTTTACCGGGTATAAAGGATATTCGTGCAAGTCTATATTATGACTGTGGTTTTATATCAATGAAAAATATTGCAATTCAAGAGCCAAAAGAGTTTATAGACAAAGTATCTAAATTTATTAAAGCGAATAATATTGAAAAAAAGCCACCCCTTAACAAAGAAATTAGCACACAAATAGCATGGGCAAAAGTGTATAAGGAGTTAATAAAATGA
- a CDS encoding phosphotransferase — MYSLDCLIGTGNTAEVYDIGDNKVVKLFNRGYFYDSVVKEYNNSKLINTLDICTPKSYELVDIDERYGIIYDKIVGIPLDKILLETLNIEKNTAILAKIHKELLKKKLPNAVSAKSVLHYNITNTCFISPDIKAKLLTILSKLPDDDGFCHGDFHYGNILVGDNKNYVIDFMDICKGNRLYDIARTVYLIEKTPVPDGVPDAKALLQIKRQASVEYLSHMRITESDIEEWMIVISAARLYELRDDQTNEINSILHFLNEYGL, encoded by the coding sequence ATGTATTCACTTGATTGTTTAATAGGAACGGGGAACACTGCAGAAGTGTATGATATTGGTGATAATAAAGTAGTTAAATTATTTAATAGGGGATATTTTTATGATTCTGTTGTTAAGGAATATAACAATTCAAAACTCATAAATACACTAGATATTTGCACTCCTAAAAGTTATGAGCTCGTTGACATTGATGAAAGATATGGCATTATTTATGACAAAATAGTTGGAATACCATTAGATAAAATTTTGTTAGAAACATTAAATATTGAAAAGAATACTGCTATTTTAGCTAAAATACATAAGGAACTACTGAAAAAGAAACTACCAAATGCTGTTAGTGCGAAATCAGTATTGCATTATAATATAACAAATACATGTTTTATTTCACCAGATATTAAAGCAAAGCTTCTTACTATATTAAGTAAACTTCCAGATGACGATGGATTTTGTCATGGTGATTTTCACTATGGAAATATTCTTGTCGGTGATAATAAAAATTATGTTATTGATTTTATGGATATTTGTAAAGGCAATAGGTTATATGATATAGCAAGAACTGTTTATTTGATAGAAAAAACACCCGTACCAGATGGAGTTCCTGATGCAAAAGCATTACTTCAAATAAAAAGACAAGCATCTGTCGAATATCTTAGTCATATGAGAATAACGGAATCAGATATAGAAGAATGGATGATTGTTATTTCAGCAGCAAGACTTTATGAACTAAGAGATGACCAAACGAATGAAATAAATTCAATTTTGCATTTTTTGAATGAATATGGATTATAG
- a CDS encoding radical SAM/SPASM domain-containing protein produces the protein MSLEDDMLSVKSGKAINPLQVEVHLTSACNHDCKWCIYKGIRNTKNTSMTYDSAITLMDSLKKSSCDTVLFSGGGEPLMHKNAEQIICYAHSLKMNCVLITNGALLKNVNLARLTKALTVIRISFDSYDENSFHLVHRPKNKTDSFEELCTSVKKIVELKSENTLVILSYILDEESISGVNKFVELSINLGVDEVDIKTDHNLSYTKRKVLSDQARDVLKCFQDNIIISFDPVKHRTNYIKKPWLNLCYQCMIEFDGLIYPCCHKIEKEFIIGDINKEDFVNIWYSDKHQYMINKYYSEKLSCPTCSDSSITKMIRRIINKM, from the coding sequence GTGTCTTTAGAAGATGATATGTTAAGTGTAAAAAGTGGTAAAGCGATAAATCCACTACAAGTTGAGGTCCATTTGACGAGCGCTTGTAATCATGATTGTAAATGGTGTATCTACAAAGGCATTAGAAATACTAAAAATACATCTATGACATATGATAGTGCAATTACACTAATGGACAGTTTAAAGAAATCTAGTTGTGATACTGTATTGTTTAGTGGAGGTGGAGAACCTCTAATGCATAAAAACGCTGAACAAATAATATGCTATGCTCATAGTTTAAAAATGAATTGTGTGCTAATAACAAATGGTGCATTACTTAAAAATGTTAATTTAGCAAGGCTAACTAAAGCACTAACTGTCATAAGAATAAGTTTTGATTCATATGATGAGAATTCTTTTCATTTAGTTCATCGTCCTAAAAACAAAACAGATTCTTTTGAAGAATTGTGTACAAGTGTAAAAAAAATAGTAGAACTAAAAAGCGAAAATACACTGGTTATTTTATCTTATATATTGGATGAAGAAAGTATATCTGGTGTTAATAAATTTGTTGAACTGTCAATAAATTTAGGTGTTGATGAAGTTGATATAAAAACAGATCATAATCTCTCATATACTAAACGAAAAGTACTTTCGGATCAAGCTAGGGATGTTTTAAAATGCTTTCAAGATAATATAATAATTAGTTTTGATCCAGTTAAGCATAGAACAAATTACATTAAAAAGCCTTGGCTTAATTTATGCTATCAATGCATGATCGAATTTGATGGACTGATTTATCCATGTTGCCATAAAATAGAGAAAGAATTTATAATTGGAGATATTAATAAAGAAGATTTTGTAAATATATGGTATAGCGATAAACATCAGTACATGATCAATAAATATTACAGTGAAAAATTATCATGCCCAACATGTTCAGATTCAAGTATTACTAAAATGATTAGACGTATTATTAATAAAATGTAA
- a CDS encoding PEP/pyruvate-binding domain-containing protein, with protein MFKFLKDVEFNDIKAVGKKAYNCSIMIKNNINTPDGFVIYGKLNVSDFKVVKRFTNNDVLYAVRSSMGNEDNTDVSCAGKYLSFLGLKKNEIKYAVKEIYKHAYDSKDKCVLVQPLICSEVSGVVFTKNPITNNGFLINSVLGIGENVVSGCITPDEYEVIDNNINLKNTQKNVIFTYEQKEEIGRTKRFNGIRARVVIENKNKLILSVNYLDRYKPTLNDMQIEKLIEDCEKIKRIFKCEQDIEFAIKDNTIYYLQARPITSISKNITNDTFKQKGIPLIGQGASMGTFKGEAVKIDYGVPVNRNIDFKNMIVVLDELYPELIYSLNNIGALVTAKGGILSHAAIVARERNIPCVTGLDDKIDKIESGMQLYVDANNGEVFICDA; from the coding sequence ATGTTTAAATTTTTAAAAGATGTAGAATTTAATGATATAAAAGCAGTAGGAAAAAAGGCTTATAATTGTAGCATAATGATAAAAAACAATATAAATACACCTGATGGATTTGTTATTTATGGAAAACTAAATGTGAGTGACTTTAAGGTAGTTAAACGGTTTACGAATAATGATGTGTTATATGCCGTTAGATCATCTATGGGAAATGAAGACAATACTGATGTAAGCTGTGCTGGGAAATATTTATCATTTTTAGGATTAAAGAAAAACGAAATTAAGTATGCAGTAAAGGAAATATATAAACATGCTTATGATAGTAAAGATAAATGTGTATTGGTACAACCACTTATTTGTTCAGAAGTTTCAGGAGTTGTTTTCACTAAGAATCCTATAACCAATAATGGGTTCCTAATAAATTCAGTTTTAGGTATAGGAGAAAATGTTGTTTCAGGTTGTATTACGCCTGATGAATATGAAGTAATAGATAATAACATTAATTTAAAAAATACTCAAAAAAACGTGATATTTACATATGAACAAAAAGAAGAAATTGGTCGTACCAAACGCTTTAATGGCATAAGGGCACGGGTAGTTATAGAAAATAAGAATAAGCTTATTTTAAGTGTTAACTATCTTGACAGATATAAACCTACATTAAATGATATGCAAATAGAAAAATTAATAGAAGATTGTGAGAAAATTAAACGTATATTTAAATGTGAGCAGGATATAGAATTTGCAATAAAGGATAATACTATATATTATTTGCAAGCAAGACCTATAACTTCAATCTCAAAAAACATTACTAATGACACATTTAAGCAAAAGGGTATCCCATTAATTGGTCAAGGAGCTTCGATGGGTACATTTAAAGGCGAAGCCGTAAAAATTGATTACGGAGTACCAGTTAATAGAAACATTGATTTTAAAAATATGATTGTTGTGCTTGATGAGCTTTATCCAGAACTAATATATAGCTTAAACAATATTGGAGCATTAGTTACTGCTAAGGGTGGCATATTATCACATGCGGCAATAGTTGCAAGAGAAAGGAATATACCCTGTGTTACAGGATTGGATGACAAAATAGATAAAATAGAAAGTGGAATGCAACTTTACGTTGATGCTAATAATGGAGAGGTGTTTATTTGTGATGCTTAA
- a CDS encoding RtcB family protein: MLNNYIKNVDNSYIDSRLIYLNNQQDIKKIILNCDLEPDYESLTLTGTMICSDTFVYPFAAGFDLGCGLGLFLTDLNKNDIKQLKLEETSPFGIRKSKYTNHSNSNNQTVIGKSIMNEYLGQVETGNHFVEIRLLNNKICILVHSGLPKRIKNLFAMELIDLVKKYNPNIMQSENSYEFKLNKNSFEAINLIKAIEEANNFTRINRQYIAKKIVKSMNGKIIDYIDASHEYIKFNNENIIHCHGTQEYVKKLNNYIAVVLSGSSSPNYVVKKNNDIEYINHGTILKSINCNGERNYSSFEELSDDNATNFRSLYKLIPLYCCKRRAKKYVYEVY, from the coding sequence ATGCTTAATAACTATATTAAAAATGTTGATAATAGTTATATAGATAGTCGTTTAATATATTTAAACAACCAGCAAGATATAAAAAAAATAATTTTAAATTGCGATTTAGAACCTGACTATGAAAGCTTAACCCTAACAGGCACAATGATATGTAGCGATACCTTTGTTTATCCTTTTGCGGCTGGGTTTGATTTAGGATGTGGACTAGGCTTGTTTCTAACTGATTTAAACAAGAATGACATAAAACAATTAAAGTTGGAAGAAACAAGCCCTTTTGGCATTAGAAAAAGCAAATATACAAATCATTCTAATTCTAATAATCAAACTGTCATAGGTAAATCAATTATGAATGAGTATTTAGGACAAGTAGAAACAGGAAACCACTTTGTAGAAATAAGGTTGCTTAATAATAAAATTTGTATTCTAGTACATAGCGGATTGCCTAAAAGAATAAAAAATTTGTTTGCTATGGAGCTTATAGATTTAGTAAAAAAATATAATCCGAATATTATGCAGTCTGAAAATTCTTATGAATTCAAATTAAATAAAAATAGCTTTGAAGCTATCAATTTAATTAAAGCAATTGAAGAGGCAAACAATTTTACTCGCATAAACAGACAATATATAGCTAAAAAAATCGTTAAAAGCATGAATGGAAAAATTATAGATTATATAGATGCTTCTCATGAATATATAAAATTTAACAACGAAAATATTATTCATTGCCACGGTACTCAAGAGTATGTAAAAAAGCTTAATAATTATATAGCTGTTGTGTTGAGTGGAAGTTCATCGCCTAATTATGTTGTAAAAAAGAATAATGATATTGAATATATAAATCATGGTACAATATTAAAATCTATTAATTGTAATGGTGAAAGAAATTATTCATCATTTGAAGAATTATCAGATGATAATGCTACAAATTTTAGGTCATTGTATAAGCTAATACCTCTATATTGCTGTAAAAGGAGAGCAAAAAAGTATGTATATGAAGTATATTGA
- a CDS encoding pitrilysin family protein, with amino-acid sequence MKYIENKNLNLLSINFIIPVGNKTIFNNKINKFAHLIEHLIFHGSSKYTQYELLFKIEELGGIFNAQTNDYYTELYLRITEDNVIEAIELILDALIHFDISEDDYNSEVEIIKIEDKQANSNVDFIVDTMLTKCLNHVKNDNIPSFNDIIKIYKNIYNNWSLVIMGKLEKTKIEKIRNLVNDEGEPKYSFSDNLLYKHLDFKYKFINKALDKNDNLFLYVFRCSDKTDTLTMKLIKNIYVNGLSSILYDKLVSDFNYCYNINFRDYSVHNNFFIIYFTHDNNSNLLLSDAKKLFVDVFNIKYINSLKSTDIKRAVNMVITEAYLKFERSSAQINDTIDNYLFERDVTITNNYLDKLKSMSEEDIKLLLALAIGRE; translated from the coding sequence ATGAAGTATATTGAAAATAAAAATTTAAATTTATTAAGTATAAACTTTATAATACCAGTTGGTAATAAAACCATTTTTAATAATAAAATAAACAAATTTGCACACTTAATCGAACATCTTATTTTTCATGGCAGTTCAAAATACACACAATATGAACTGCTATTTAAAATTGAAGAACTTGGAGGAATTTTTAATGCTCAAACTAATGATTATTATACAGAATTATATTTAAGAATTACAGAAGATAATGTTATAGAAGCAATTGAACTTATTTTAGATGCCCTTATACACTTTGATATTAGTGAAGATGATTATAATAGCGAAGTAGAAATAATAAAAATAGAAGACAAGCAAGCAAATTCAAATGTTGATTTTATTGTAGATACAATGTTAACAAAATGTCTTAATCATGTTAAAAATGATAATATTCCTTCATTTAATGATATCATAAAAATATATAAAAATATATATAACAATTGGTCATTAGTTATAATGGGAAAACTTGAAAAAACTAAAATAGAAAAGATTAGAAATCTCGTCAATGATGAAGGAGAACCAAAATACAGTTTTTCTGATAATTTGCTATATAAACATTTAGATTTTAAATACAAATTTATAAATAAAGCCTTAGACAAAAATGATAATCTATTTTTATATGTTTTTCGTTGCAGTGATAAAACAGATACACTGACAATGAAGCTAATTAAAAATATATATGTAAATGGTTTATCTTCTATATTATATGATAAACTTGTTTCGGATTTTAATTATTGCTACAACATAAATTTTAGAGATTATAGCGTACATAATAACTTTTTTATTATATATTTTACACATGATAATAATTCAAATTTATTATTGAGTGATGCAAAAAAATTATTTGTTGATGTATTTAACATCAAATACATAAACTCATTAAAAAGCACAGATATAAAAAGAGCTGTTAATATGGTTATAACAGAAGCTTATTTGAAATTCGAACGAAGCAGTGCCCAAATTAATGATACAATAGACAATTATTTATTTGAGAGGGATGTTACAATAACAAATAATTATTTAGATAAATTAAAAAGTATGAGTGAAGAAGATATAAAATTATTATTGGCATTAGCTATAGGGAGAGAGTAA